One Spinacia oleracea cultivar Varoflay chromosome 4, BTI_SOV_V1, whole genome shotgun sequence DNA segment encodes these proteins:
- the LOC110781795 gene encoding uncharacterized protein has translation MCPSVDRLQVHLPNMHQVRFEANQPISSVLENPRNSKTILTEFFKMNSVDPNARRYLYREFPDHYRWLSTSREWQKRKSQQRVLGRLYVASPLEGERFYMRMLLNHVRGPTSFEHLRTVNGVTHPTFRAAAEALGLIENDESIRQCLSEACSVRMPTALRRLFATILVYCQPTGLRSLWDEFFPYMVEDYPTSNTTNNCVFLTNKLLQDLDRLLRPLRKRISDYTELPSLPETTDDIGELPSIIEEYFSIPVPDEDLACVATLNSDQQIAYDTIMNAVISKAGCSFFVDGPGGTGKTFLYRALLATVKSRGEIAIPTATSGIAATLLHQGRTSHSTFQLPLNPDSSSTCSFTKRSKTAILLKNSSIIVWDEAPMTHIYQFEAVDRSLKDLMGNDLPFGGKIIVFGGDFRQVLPVVRNGTKAQMIDASFVRSPMWRHIRILRLRENMRSRDDSGFANFLLSVGNGNEPTVSDQMIRLPTGMIIPTVADSSIEALIDQVFPSLSEHVGDGNFIVERAIITPLNEDADRINNKVVEKFLGEGKMYYSFDSVPEDKRNLYQQEFLNSISASGLPPHALTLKPGVPLMLLRNIDPKHGLCNGTRLLFHSLKDNFIDAEILTGHSRGNRVFLPRIPLKTAEDIKLPFEDGQKAISCEVEFCLDYQQVSGTNYSTCWHIPP, from the coding sequence ATGTGTCCTTCCGTAGACCGTTTGCAGGTTCATTTGCCAAACATGCATCAAGTGAGGTTCGAAGCGAACCAACCAATCTCAAGCGTGTTAGAGAACCCAAGAAACTCTAAGACGATCCTCACTGAATTTTTCAAGATGAATTCGGTTGATCCAAATGCAAGGAGATATCTTTATCGAGAATTTCCAGATCATTACAGGTGGTTATCGACTTCACGTGAATGGCAAAAGAGAAAAAGTCAACAACGGGTTTTGGGTCGATTATATGTAGCTTCACCGTTGGAAGGAGAACGGTTTTATATGAGAATGTTACTCAATCATGTGAGGGGGCCTACGTCGTTTGAACATTTAAGAACGGTCAATGGTGTCACACACCCAACATTCAGGGCTGCAGCTGAAGCCCTCGGTCTAATCGAAAATGATGAAAGCATTCGTCAATGTCTTTCAGAAGCATGTTCGGTACGAATGCCAACTGCATTACGTCGATTATTTGCAACCATCTTGGTATATTGCCAACCAACAGGATTGCGTTCACTGTGGGATGAGTTTTTCCCTTACATGGTTGAGGATTATCCGACTTCCAACACAACAAACAATTGTGTTTTTCTCACTAACAAACTTTTGCAGGACTTGGATAGGTTATTGCGACCGCTCAGAAAAAGGATTTCTGACTACACGGAGTTGCCAAGTTTACCTGAAACTACTGATGACATAGGCGAGCTTCCTTCTATCATAGAGGAGTACTTTTCTATTCCGGTTCCAGATGAGGATTTAGCATGCGTTGCCACTCTCAATAGTGACCAACAAATTGCATACGATACAATAATGAATGCTGTCATTTCAAAGGCTGGTTGTTCTTTCTTTGTTGATGGTCCTGGCGGCACCGGGAAAACATTTTTATACAGAGCCCTTCTTGCTACTGTAAAAAGTAGAGGCGAAATAGCTATTCCCACTGCAACGTCTGGAATTGCAGCAACGTTGTTGCACCAGGGAAGAACATCACATTCGACTTTTCAGCTTCCACTTAATCCTGATAGCTCATCAACTTGCTCATTCACCAAACGTTCTAAAACTGCAATTCTCCTAAAAAATTCTTCCATTATCGTATGGGATGAGGCCCCAATGACACACATATATCAATTTGAAGCTGTTGATCGGTCACTCAAGGATTTAATGGGGAACGACTTGCCGTTTGGGGGAAAAATTATTGTGTTCGGTGGTGATTTCAGACAGGTTTTACCGGTGGTTCGAAATGGAACTAAAGCTCAAATGATTGACGCATCTTTTGTCAGGTCCCCTATGTGGAGACACATTCGTATTTTGCGTTTGAGAGAAAATATGAGATCACGAGATGATAGCGGCTTTGCTAATTTCTTACTCTCAGTTGGGAACGGTAATGAACCTACTGTTTCAGATCAGATGATAAGGTTACCAACTGGCATGATTATACCAACAGTGGCAGATAGTTCGATCGAGGCTTTGATCGACCAGGTCTTTCCGAGTTTAAGTGAGCACGTTGGTGATGGAAATTTTATAGTTGAAAGGGCAATCATCACACCCCTAAACGAAGACGCTGATAGGATAAATAATAAGGTTGTCGAAAAGTTTCTCGGAGAAGGAAAAATGTACTATTCGTTTGACTCTGTTCCTGAAGATAAGAGAAATTTGTATCAACAAGAGTTTTTGAATTCGATTTCTGCGTCGGGATTGCCTCCTCATGCTCTCACCCTGAAACCTGGGGTACCTTTAATGCTTTTGAGAAATATTGATCCTAAACATGGTCTTTGCAATGGAACACGGTTGCTTTTCCATTCATTAAAGGACAATTTCATTGATGCTGAGATATTAACCGGACATTCTAGGGGAAACAGAGTGTTTTTGCCAAGAATTCCCTTGAAAACCGCTGAAGATATAAAATTGCCATTCGAGGATGGTCAGAAAGCAATTTCCTGTGAAGTTGAGTTTTGCCTTGACTATCAACAAGTCTCAGGGACAAACTATTCCACATGTTGGCATATACCTCCCTGA
- the LOC130472239 gene encoding uncharacterized protein — MEDNNEREDGRRPVNITTTPLWKYVTITRDSVDGGGNKVWKCNFCSKKVIGSYYKVKGHLLHFSGRGTTTFTKVNNELKEEFNCEEKGAVLNKLTSKVDEQQRLEYLSLPLGFDLKQPKKRKGIAGSSIEKVFKAKDREDLDKQRARMFIFAALPFNFARNPYFRSYCTNLANSGLDGPIINIMGASSTSAVFIDSVDASGKRKDAAFVSEVFIKAIEEVGAENIVQCIWLKNLCTDVKQIQKFVTTHDMVKIIFTKHTKLQLLSVAETRFASHYVVAERMKEVKEGLEKMVMDSDFRVLFKTTKNSIHIKAREFKENILNDSWWDNLDYFLKFIEPIYEIIRVGDKDAPVLHLVYDMWDTMIETTKVHIFDHEGKDILTDTSDFFDAIHKVLESRWNKSSTPLHCLAHSLVSRFYSTRWLKGSTSGFSRVSPQ, encoded by the exons ATGGAGGACAACAATGAAAGGGAAGATGGGCGCCGTCCTGTTAATATAACCACTACTCCATTGTGGAAGTATGTAACAATTACACGGGATAGTGTTGACGGTGGTGGAAACAAAGTTTGGAAGTGCAACTTTTGCAGCAAGAAAGTAATTGGCTCATATTATAAGGTGAAGGGCCATTTGCTGCATTTTTCGGGTAGAGGAACCACTACTTTTACAAAGGTCAACAATGAGCTTAAGGAAGAATTTAATTGCGAAGAGAAAGGAGCCGTACTCAACAAGTTGACTTCAAAGGTAGATGAACAACAAAGGTTAGAATATCTTTCCCTTCCTCTAGGATTTGATTTGAAACAACCTAAGAAAAGAAAAGGTATTGCTGGATCTTCTATTGAAAAGGTTTTCAAAGCAAAAGATAGGGAAGATCTTGATAAACAACGTGCTAGGATGTTTATTTTTGCTGCTCTCCCATTTAATTTTGCAAGAAACCCCTACTTCAGGAGTTATTGTACGAATTTAGCCAACAGTGGTCTTGATGG GCCTATAATAAACATTATGGGTGCATCTAGTACATCAGCTGTGTTTATTGATTCTGTTGATGCATCTGGAAAGCGCAAGGATGCTGCTTTTGTATCCGAGGTCTTCATTAAGGCCATTGAAGAAGTGGGAGCAGAGAATATTGTCCAG TGTATATGGCTGAAGAACCTATGTACAGATGTAAAGCAAATTCAGAAATTCGTGACTACACATGACATGGTAAAGATTATATTCACCAAGCATACTAAGTTACAACTCTTGTCGGTGGCCGAGACAAGGTTTGCAAGCCATTACGTTGTTGCAGAACGCATGAAGGAAGTCAAGGAAGGTCTCGAAAAAATGGTTATGGATTCAGACTTTAGGGTTCTGTTTAAAACTACCAAGAATTCGATTCATATTAAAGCTCGTGAGTTCAAAGAAAATATTTTGAATGACAGTTGGTGGGACAATCTTGACTACTTCTTAAAGTTTATTGAACCTATATATGAGATAATTCGTGTGGGTGACAAAGATGCGCCTGTCTTGCATCTTGTGTACGACATGTGGGATACAATGATCGAAACAACCAAGGTTCACATTTTCGACCACGAAGGGAAAGATATTTTAACTGACACATCTGATTTTTTTGATGCCATTCATAAAGTGTTAGAAAGTAGGTGGAACAAAAGTTCTACCCCTTTGCATTGTTTGGCACATTCACTTGTGTCAAGATTCTATAGCACCCGATGGCTTAAGGGTAGCACATCGGGATTTTCAAGGGTTTCCCCCCAATGA
- the LOC110781797 gene encoding uncharacterized protein, protein MPTASQVAAIVVGGDDISNLKDRDIMIESVTGQLSYIKDTAGYYDPLQYPLLFPYGSYGWDLNSRSSTENVGRRTILPSSFVGSPRDMHQRYQDAMALVHKFGKPDIFLTMTCNPSWPEIQSELLAGQVPNDRPDLLTRVFHAKLEELEKDVLERGILGTVVAYVYVIEFQKRGLPQVHMLLILDQNDKLTTPDDFDKIVRAVIPDEQVEPKLYKAVLKHMIHGPCGVLNHKSPCMKQGSCKKGFPKEFSNDTKQGNDSYPLYRRPQDRPAVPLRENSRVRVDNRWVVPYNPFLLLKYDCHVNIEICSSIKCVKYLYKYIHKGSDIVTMEVHTGDEIA, encoded by the exons ATGCCGACAGCTTCCCAAGTAGCAGCAATTGTCGTTGGCGGTGATGACATTTCCAACTTGAAAGATAGGGATATCATGATAGAGTCAGTAACTGGGCAACTGAGTTATATCAAAGACACTGCCGGTTATTATGACCCACTGCAGTATCCTCTACTTTTTCCTTATGGTTCTTACGGCTGGGATTTAAACAGTCGAAGTTCCACTG AAAATGTTGGACGACGGACCATACTACCATCTTCATTCGTAGGAAGTCCAAGAGATATGCACCAGAGGTATCAAGATGCCATGGCATTGGTTCATAAGTTCGGCAAGCCCGATATATTTCTTACAATGACATGCAACCCGTCTTGGCCAGAGATACAATCAGAATTGTTGGCCGGACAAGTACCAAACGATCGTCCAGACCTGTTGACACGGGTTTTTCATGCTAAACTTGAAGAGTTGGAAAAGGATGTTTTAGAAAGGGGCATCCTCGGAACGGTTGTTGCTTATGTATATGTGATTGAATTCCAAAAGAGGGGTCTTCCACAAGTTCATATGTTATTGATTCTTGATCAGAATGACAAGCTAACCACTCCGGATGACTTTGACAAGATTGTGAGAGCAGTAATTCCCGATGAACAAGTGGAACCAAAATTGTATAAGGCAGTTCTTAAACATATGATTCATGGCCCATGTGGTGTTCTCAACCACAAATCCCCATGTATGAAACAAGGAAGTTGTAAGAAAGGATTCCCCAAGGAATTCTCCAATGATACAAAGCAAGGCAATGACTCATATCCTCTTTATCGCCGTCCACAAGATCGTCCAGCAGTACCATTGCGTGAAAATTCACGAGTTCGTGTAGATAATCGGTGGGTAGTCCCATATAATCCATTTTTGCTCCTAAAATATGATTGCCACGTCAATATTGAGATATGCAGCAGCATCAAGTGTGTGAAATATCTGTATAAGTACATCCATAAGGGTTCAGATATAGTCACTATGGAAGTTCATACTGGAGATGAGATTGCATAA